Below is a genomic region from Neovison vison isolate M4711 chromosome 9, ASM_NN_V1, whole genome shotgun sequence.
CCCTAAGAGTATCAgcttttttttggtttgctttccgACCAGAGAACAATTCCTTCAAAGTCTTCTAAGCTCCAAACttagaactttttcttttcttatgattttatttatttatttaagagagagagagaaagagaacaagcaggggaggagcaggcagagggagagggagaagtagctcCCCGTTGGGCACaaagtctgacatggggcttgaccccaggaccctgggatcatgacctgaaccaaaggcagatatttaactaaGCCAGCGAGGTGTCACCGTTACGACTttttctaaagaatgagtggAATATAAGGAGAGAAACTGGCTTAATGGCAATTCAATATAAATGGGCAGGcatacagaaaatattaaaatcactTTACTTGTGAAGGATCTGGACTATAggaatatttcaatatttataattGTGATTATTATGCTGCCTAGATAGCTAGCTTCTAACATGGCCAGATACCAAGTATGGGTTTCCTAGTCCCAGATTATAGTCAGGAAATAATTTAATCTCACTTAACTACAAGAGGCTTCTGGATTATTGCCAAATTTCTAGGGCATCCACTGAAGAGCTACAGATGGAGAAAGAATGCAGCAGGGCTCGGCTGGGACAAGTAACCCACAAGAAAAGAGGCTACAAGAAGCTTGAGCCACAAAgattcatcattttcatttttgtctgtgGATGTGGGAATCAGATTTGCTATGGATTGAGGGAAAATTATTGTTAAGaagctttttgcttttcttaatgAGACttggtttttagattttaaaCCTCAGTGTATCATTTGATTTATAACAAGGGTCAAATGTGTACAAAACAACTGATTCTAACCCTTCAGAGGGACTAAATAATAGGACTAATTGTTTTGTAGAAAAAGAACATATACATATTCTATCTGTGAAAAACCTGGGATCTTATCTAAgaattacaaatgaataaatatatctttGGTAAAATATTATGCATGCATGTGCTACTATATATCCGTTACACTTTTTTAAGCAAATGAAGAGTTTGGTTAGCTATTCCACAGATTCACACTGACTATAACCCTATCCTCTCCATGCCAATCCAAACCAAATATTAGCATAATCAAGGAAGGATCTGGTATTAGCCTTTTGCCTCCTAGATACaagtatcattattttaattaagtaataTGATCATTATATTATCAGTCTATTTCCAGATTGCTCTTTTCCAAATTTCGAATAGTTGACATCTACTAAATTTAAAGAACCAGACCAGGATAATGTAGTCATTTTCTTATACGTCATCCACTCCGTCATCAGCACTTTCCAGATGCTTCTCTTAAAACATCTTGAATATTTCTGGGTTCCCACTTCCCATCATGTATTTGTTAACTCCTGTTTCTAGTGTCCTAGATCCAGCTTCTCTAGAAGAAATTCCTCCAGATTTAGTGCTGCTTGGTCTTCCTATAGAAAGTACAAACCGTGTGTACCTCTGCCTGGATCATCAGCTCACACTATTATTATCCATTTAGTGTTTCCTCCACGGGGGTGCTATTTCCTCCATTATTTTCTGTCTTATATGTCCCTTTCAATTACAACTTCTGTCTTTTTAGAAAGTGGCTTGCTATTTTCCGTCTTCCCAACACTGTCCGGAAgtcgaatctttttttttttttttccttgcatccTACAAATCCTGGATTGCAAATTAAGCTGAAAGAATGAGGCAAGGATAAAAATAGTAGAGCATGTGGTCTGGTTCAAGATAATGTGCCACTGAGCAGAATGAGTCAGTAATATATCATCACTTCCTCTTCAAGTATCCAAGCTGAAAGTAAAAGTATGTACTGTTAACTAGAAAACATCACATCTATAATGTATATTTTCCCTTAAAGAACAGTTTTTCCTCATACCTGGCTACCTGCCTGCCAAGTTTTAGCCCCTTTTAATATCCAACTTTGATTTCCAGAAGTAGTTTAACCCCACCACCTCAAATGCCTTCAGATTTCAGCATGTGCAAATTTTCCGGAGGGTCATCTAAAGATGAGATCATCTAgccaagggaaataaaatcagACCAGAGGTGTGGATCTGGATTATCAGAGGATTTGAATTTCCTTTGCAGTCATCTGATTTATAATTCCAAGAAATCATTTTCTGCATTATCCCAGAAAATGTTGACCAGACAGTGAATGAAGTATAAAGAATTTAGAATCAGagagacctgagttcaaatcctaatTCCATGGCTACTAAATTATTTTGTAGAAAGGATTGTTTCATATTTCTGAGTCCTATCTATAGGACTATCTATAGAGTCCTATCTATAAAACTGGAATAATTTCTCGAAGTATGCTGTGCCATCAGGACTCATAATGATCTATCAGAAATGTTTAGCACATCTCATATCTGGCTCATGGTAGGCATATAATTGTAACAGTTCTTTGGACTTCCCTCACAACTTTTCATTCCCTAACTCTCCCGTACCTTAGCTCTCAATTCTACCACCAACCTTTTAAGATCCCAGGCTCCCTGGTTTCTAGGAGGTCACAGACATACAAGCAATGTAACAGAGAAATTACTGGTACCCTGCAAAGTCTGTAAAGCAACGTTAACTTCTTTAAATGACAGAGAACATTCTTATTCAAATGTTTCTATTCTTATTCAAAGAGCCCTAAGCTGAACTGTTtatctgggctccttccacagtgGCCTGAGATGGCAGCCCACAGTAACTGTGCTGGTTTTCTAACATGTCTCACATCTCATCCTTAGTACTTGTAAGATATACCCACTAATGAACCCTGAGTGTTACTGGAGTCTCACTTCTCACCATATATTCCTCAATGGCTGTTTCTAGTCTCCTTGCTCCAGACTCTTTATAAAGAGAATGATATAAGAAGGCTATTATATAGCATGGCTGGGAAATCATCCTACAGACAAAGATAGCCTAAATTGCATCAAAATTATCTTCAATGATACATCAATATCATCAATGATATATCAATTACATCTAGACATCTATAGATGCTCATTTTCAACAACTGCTACCCTCAGAGACTGGGATGCCAAACAACTTAATATTCCAGGCTTTTCTCACCTCCTCTATAGCAGTAGAATCTTGAGACACTATTCTACTCCTATGGTTGGGAGGAATGTGAGAAATTACTGAAGACACAAGTAAAGAAGAAACCTGAAGAAAACGTTTTCCTGAGAAaagtttgtgcttttttttttttttttttttttttcctgcatggaATTTTGCTTGTGTGAGCTCAAgatttctctcactttctgtGTTCTACACTCAGAACTCAGGTATCTGCTTCCCAACTGGCAGTTCCCTCTCTCTGTAATGAACGATAAAAGTCAGAAAACAACTGAAGAGCCTTAGGGAAATGAAATTGCCTAGAAGTGGGATGGAAATGCAGGGGAAGGTGAAGTCAGACTATCCAGGACAAAGCTCTTATTCCTGGATTTTCGAAGAAAAGGGAACGAGGTGAACTAGTTGCCAGGACAACCGGCTGTTGGGGCAAGGAAATGGGAGACCTGTGgttgctcctcctcctgcccctgtccCTGGCAGCCTACCATGGGGTCAAAGGCTGCTTGGAATGTGACCCCAAATTTGCAGAAGATATTAGGTTCTTGCTGGCAGAGATGGTACCCTCAGAAGTCCCGGGCCGAATTCATCTGCTTGAACGGCAAATTAAGGAGATGATCCGTTTAAGCGTCAAGGTCTCCCACAGGGACAAGACACTTCGGGTATTGGGTGAGGGAAGTTTGAGTCCCTAAGAGTTTTGTGGAttaaagggagaaggggaggcaaGGAAGAGTGCACCTGAGTCCACATAATTTCCTCCACAGATGTAATTATTCCCCTACATGTACCTTTACTTCTCTTCTCTAGCTGTTGATGATGTTATCAAGTTGAGAATATGGCTGAAGAATGAACTTTATAAACTGGGCAATGAAACATGGAAAGGTGAGATAGAGTTTCAATGTCAAAAGACTGTCTTTCCCAAGCAAGTCTAAGGAAAGTTcccttggaaaaacaaacaattaaGATTAATTTCTGAAGGGGAAGTCAACCCCTAGTTTCTGACACCCCTTCTACCCCCTCTTAGGTGCCTTTATCCTTCAAGGCAAGCTTCTCAACGTCCGCCTAAACCTGGAATCCAAACTGAAAGAGATGTTAAAGAACTTCTCTGAAGTTGGTAATAAAAGATATCTAACAACACTCAAATTATGTGAAAGGaataggagaaaggagaggaggaaggtggtTTCATGTTACAGTTGTTTAGAATGGATGGAGGGGTGGTTGGAACTTCATGGGTCACCAAATGAAGATTATTGGGTATAAATACAGCAAACTCTGAGTTGATTATAGGCTCATTAGAACTTTCTGATTCTCTTTTAGCTTGTTCTGAAGATTGCGGTGAGTACAGTACATGCGACACCTTAAGAATTCAGTCCATATTTTCCCATCTCATTTGCTCTATATGGTCATATCTCTCCTACCTGTCATACTAAGAATCCAATTTATAGAGTTGGGATTATGGGGGTGGAAATATCAATCAGACCTGACAACAAAATGTGTCTCTCTGCAATCTCAAACATACAGTTTAGAGGAGCTTAGGCCTTCTAAAGTATAGTTTATAACCCATAGGACCAATATGCACTGAGGCATCATTTTTCCCACTTCTTCCCCCGGAGATCTGACATAAGTTACAGAAGGTTTTGACCCACCAAGAAATGTGATTGTTAGGGGAAGAAGAAATTCACAGCAATGTAACATTAAGAATCCTGGAAATGCCTGAGATCTAATCCATACTTCATGTCTGAGCTAAGAAAACTGCATGCCATGGCCCCCTTccgttatttttcttttctttatcagtCGTGACTGAAGGTCCTATCCTGGATTGTTGGACCTGCCTTCGCATCAACTCCCCATGCTTCAGAGGAGAGTATTGTGGAGGTAACAAAGACTGTAGTATAGCATTTGGAGGGGTCAGCATCAAAGTACTGAGCTgtccattcattccacaaatatttggtGAGCACTTTCCATACAGATCATGGTAATGTCACAAATGAGAGCTAAATTATTGGGCAAAATTTGTACCAGAATGAATTACTGGACACTGGATCAATTGAAGGgctgagaaatgaaagaaaaggtgCTCCACTAAAGGTGAAGAAATTAGGTTGGGGCAGTAAGGGCAATCATGTTGTAGAGCCTAGCGATCTAAGTGTAATAAATAGCAGGATAACTAGAAAACAGTGATGGAAGTGATGAGCAGAGTAAATTATCTGATGTTAAAAAGAATCATCTATTATGGATCAAGTTCTCAAGTTAGTATATTTCCTCTCCCAAACTCActctccattttcctctttctccctccagaaGAGGATCCAAAGAAGGCTGAGAATCGAGAGATTGCACTATTTCTGATATTGCTAACAGAAGTTGTGATATTGGGAAGTGCTTTGATACTGTGAGTTttcctccctccacacacacactgggTCAAGCATTCGTTTGGCAAAGAGATTACCCGATCCCCATCTTCCAATGGCAATAAGGGGAATGAAGTCATTTCAAAGTCTGGGATACAATACTGACAGGAATGAAATGGACTGAAGTTTATGGGATAAAAGCTGAACCACAGGAAATGGAGGAGGTACAATTAAATATGAGGAAAACTCCTGGAGCAGTagccagaaaaagaaggaagggaaaaaaaacatggTTATATAATTGTCCTTAAGAGTTGGCCTACTAATACTGAAGTCAGGGTTATGTTATTTCTCTACTCTAGATTCCATATTTGTGTGTTTCATCGGAGGAAAATGAAGGCAATACGAAGATCATTAAAGAAATACTTGGAGAAAAAACTTGAAGAATTAATGGGGATGACAGATGAGAAGGCAAAGGATGATTTGGGAATCAGATAGTAAATACAATACAGGAGGTCTTTCACAATTCTCTTAAGTGTTGACTCAGAACAGAAAACTCAGAATTAAGCTGTTTGAGGTCATAAag
It encodes:
- the IZUMO3 gene encoding izumo sperm-egg fusion protein 3, which encodes MGDLWLLLLLPLSLAAYHGVKGCLECDPKFAEDIRFLLAEMVPSEVPGRIHLLERQIKEMIRLSVKVSHRDKTLRVLAVDDVIKLRIWLKNELYKLGNETWKGAFILQGKLLNVRLNLESKLKEMLKNFSEVACSEDCVVTEGPILDCWTCLRINSPCFRGEYCGEEDPKKAENREIALFLILLTEVVILGSALILFHICVFHRRKMKAIRRSLKKYLEKKLEELMGMTDEKAKDDLGIR